The Arcobacter roscoffensis genome segment ATTAATACATTTGAAGCTTCTTTATGCGTACATAATGGTACGTGTACCATCATTTCATTAAATGCGTTATTATTCATTGTATATAATCCTTAATATTTATAAACATTTTGTTATAATACCAAAAAATTTTTAAACTAAGTTAGATATTAGAAAACTCGTAAAAAAAAGGTGAAAAATGGCAACAGTTAGTTACAAAGATGCTGGTGTAGATATTGATGCTGGGAATCAGTTTGTAGAAAACATTAAACCACATGTTAAATCAACTATGATACCAGGTGTATTAGGTGGAATTGGTTCATTTGCAGGTGCATTCGAATTACCAGAAGGTTATAAAAAACCTGTAATTCTATCAGGAACTGATGGAGTTGGTACTAAATTAAAGTTAGCAATTGATGCTAAAAAATTTGATACAGTTGGAATTGATTTAGTTGCAATGTGTACAAATGATTTACTTTGTAACTTTGGAGAGCCATTATTCTTCCTAGATTATTATGCAACTGCAAAATTAGAAGTTGAAGAAGCAACTGATGTTGTAAAAGGTATTGCTGAGGGATGTATTAGATCAGAGTGTGCCCTAGTTGGTGGTGAAACTGCTGAAATGCCAGGTATGTACAAAGAAGGTGATTTTGATTTAGCTGGTTTTTGTGTAGGTATTGCAGAAAAAGAAGAGTTAAATAGAATTGAAAGAATTGCTGCTGGTGATACTTTAATTGCACTTCCAAGTTCAGGTGTTCATTCAAATGGTTTCTCACTAGTTAGAAAACTATTATTAGAAAAACTAGGAATGACTTTAGATGATGATTTCCAAGGTAAAAAATTATCTGATGTATTATTAGAGCCAACTAGAATTTATGTAAAAGAGTTCAAAGCAAACAAAGAAAATATTAATGCTTTAGCTCATATCACTGGTGGTGGTATTACTGAAAACTTACCAAGAGTTTTACCTGATAACTTAAAAGCTGTTGTTAAAAGAGATTCAATCAAAGTTTTACCAATCTTTGAATTTATGAGTGAACATGTAGAATTAGAAGAAATGTACAGAACATTCAACATGGGTGTTGGTATGGTTCTTGTAGTAAATCCTGCAAATGTAGATGCAGTATTAGCAAACACTGATGGTTATGTAATCGGTGAAATTGCAGAGGGTGAAAAAGGCGTAGAGTTTATCTAGTCTTAGTTTTACAAAATAAAAAAGGGCAAGTTTTTAACTTGCCCTTTTTTTATGTGTATAATATTTTAAAATCTCTATTGTTTTTGAAGCATAACCCCATTCATTGTCATACCAAACTAAAAGTTTTATCATTTTCTTGTTTTTTACATCTGTATATCTATGATCTATTATTGTTGTAAATTTTTCTTTTTTAAAATCACTTGAAACAAGTGGTTCTGTATTATTTAAAACTATTGGGTAGTTTTGATTTTCTTCATACTCTTCAAATATTTTTATAATCTCTTCTTTGTATGAGTCTTTTTGTGTGAATAAACACACATTTATAGCTCCCACTGTATCAGTTGGAACTCTAAGAGAGTTTGATGAGATCAAGTCATGATTTATTGAAGGCATTACGTAAGAGCAGGCTTTAATAGTTGTAGTATTATTTGGGATGATATTTTGAGTTGCAGACCTTCCAAATTCAAAGTTATAGTCAACATCTCTTGTGGCACTTCCTACAAAATTACCATCTAAAACCCTTTGATGATTTAACAGTGGGTGAATTGCAGCTATATCACCACAAATAATATGTTTTTTATCATCTATTATTTTAAGAGCTGGAAGTAGGGCTGTTGCATTGCATGAACTAGTTGAGATTACTTTATGTATATTTGTATTTAGTTCTTTTTCATTTACGCCTAAGATAATGTTAATATTGGCATTTTGATTTGCATGAGTTAAAAATATAGCTTTTACATCAAGTTTTTCAAGTATCTTTATATCATGTTTTACACCACTTGCATCTATAATAAAGTCTATATCTTTTAAATCTATTTCATTTATGTTTTTATAGTTTAATATTTGAATTTTATTTTGTGAGTTTTTTATAAAGTTTTCATCTTTAACTTTAAATTTATCTTCTAAATTTCCATAAGTAGAGTCATGATTTATGGAATAAACTATATTTTTGATATATGGATTTATTTCATTTATTGCAACTACTTCAAAGTTTTCATCATCTAAAAGCTGTTTTAAAATAGCTTTTCCTATTCTTCCTACACCATTTAATAGTATTTTGTGTTTCATCTTAAAGCCTAAAATTAATATGCACTATTTTAGCATAGAAAAATTTAGGCTTATAAATATTATTGTTCATTCATTTCAATAAATAAAAAGTGTGAGTTCTCAGTAGCTTTGATTTCAATATTACTCTCTTTTGTAATCTCCATAGCATCACCATAATTTAACTCAATACTATTTATTAAAGCACTTCCTTCAATTAAAACAAAATAAACTTGTCTATTCTTTTTTATATCAAACTCTATACTTTTATCTTTTTCAAGTTCACTCACATAAAACTGTACATCTTGATAGATTTTTATTTTTGCGTTTCCTTCTTGGGAAGACACTATGTTTAAAAGTTTATTTTTTCTTTCTTCTTGTGTGAACCTATAAGAACCATAAAGTCTAGGAAGTCCTCTTTTAGGAGGATAAACCCAAATCTGTAAAAGTCTTAAATCTTTTGTTTCATGAAGATTATATTCACTATGAAAGATACCATCACCTGCACTTAAGTATTGAACTTCTCCTTTTTTTAAAGTCTCTTGATTACCCATAGAGTCTTTATGTGTAATCTCTCCATCAACTATATAAGAAATAATTTCCATATTTTCATGAGGGTGCATATCAAAACCACCTTGTGGATGAACAATATCATCATTTAAAACTCTTAAAACTCCAAAGTTTACATTTTCAGGGTTTCTATACTCTGCGAAAGAGAAGTGAAATCTACTCTCTAACCAACCTAAATTTGAAGTTCCCATATTTTCTTTTGGTAATTTTTTTAACATTTCTAATCCTTTGTATCAAAAGCAAAACATTCCATTGAGATATTTGAGTAAACAATCTCACTATTAAATGAAATGGCTTTTTTATTTGAAGCACTACCAAATGCAATAAATAGTGGTAAAAAGTGCTCATCACTTGGATGATTCATATAAAAAGTAGGCTCTTTTCTACTTTCTAATAATTTTTGTGTTTTACCATTAGTTATAGCATCATATATATAATCATTAAAATCTTTCGCATACTTTTTTACAGCTGGATTTGCATTCATATCACTTAAATTATGTGTTAATCCACCACTTGCAATTATCATGGCTTCATCTTTTAACTCTTTTAGAGTTTCTCCTAAATTTATAAGTTCTTTATCACTAAAATTTTTAGGCAAGCTTATTTGTACAACTGGAATATCTATTTTTTTATACATCATAGATAAAGTTGTCCATACTCCATGATCAAAGCTGTTTTTGCCTTTGTGTATAGAAGCATTTAAATTATGGGAATTTAAATGCTCTAAAACTTTAAGAGAACAAAGTTTATCACTATTTATTTCGTACTCATATTCATATAATTCTTTTTCAAAACCATAAAAATCATATAATAATTCAGGCTTTTCATAATCTAAAATCTTTAAGTCATTAGTAATATAATGAGCTGAAAAGATTATGATATATTTAGGTTTTTCAAGAGTTTTTGCAAACTTTTTTATATTTTTCTTTGAAAAGGAATTACCTAATATTATATTAGGTGCTCCATGTGAAATAAATAGTGATGGGTACATGATATAGCCTTATTTTTTTAATATACCTTCTAATTCAACAATTAGTTTTACTTTTTCACCAACTGCAACACCACCTGCTTCTAAAACAGAGTTATATTTAATACCATAATCAAATCTATTTACTTTTCCTTCAAGTACTAAACCAGCTCTTGTATTTCCCCAAGGATCTTTGATTGTTCCATTTGTTTCAACATCTAAAACAACATCTTTAGTAACCCCTCTCATAGTTAATTTTCCATAAGCTTTATCATCTTCTACTTTATTTAAATCAAATTTAATTTGAGGGTATTTCTCAGCTGCAAAAAAGTCACTTGCTCTTAAGTGTTTATCTCTTTTTTCATTTGCAGTATTGATAGATTTTACTTCAACTACACCATTTAATGATTTTAAAGTATTTGTTTTCTCATCATAATCAAATGAACCCTTGAAAGTATCAAACTTACCTGTCACATTTGAAATCATCATATGTTTTACTTTAAATCCTATATTTGAGTGACTTGTATCTACATTGTATGTTCCTGCATATAATGCTCCTGCACTTAAAATTGAAGCTAATCCTAGTTTTACTAATTTTGTCATTTTGTTTGTCCTTTTATATTTAATTTTATAAATTTCTTTTGCTACTAGTTAGTACTAATAGTTTAAATTTTTTTAATTTGCTTTATAAACTTTATTTAGAAGTTCATATAAAGTATCTAACTCTTCTTCACTTAAAACTTCTAATAGTTTGTACACATTTCTTGCGTGATCTGGGAATAACTTTTCAATTATGTCAATACCTTTTTGAGTAATAGTTAAAATCGAAGCTCTACTATCATCTGGGTCTTTTATTGCTGTAATCCATCCATCTCTTTTTAGATTTTTTACAACAACTGTAATATTTCCAGGTGTACTCATAGTAAGTTTTGTAATTGAACTGATATTTAAATCACCTCTATGATAAAGTACTTCAAGTACCTTAAACTGATTAAAGGTTAAGTCAAATCCATTTAAATACTCAATTAATTGATTATGAAACTTTGTTCTAAACTTCTCTATTCTAACAATAGTTCTCATAGATTTATCTGTTCTTTTTCCATAACTTTTAATTGATTGTGTATTCATGTTTTTAACTCCTTGTGAAATTATAGTACTAATTAGTACTAAATGTCAAATGATATTTTGCTTAACTTATTACTAACTAGTATTAAATAGTGACTATGAAACGATTTTGTGGGCTTTTGCTAAATTTTAAAATTTCTATGATTTTTTTGCTGTAGACATAAAAATAGCTGCTAAAATTAAAAAACTTCCTGTAATTCTATTTTGAATCTTCATAGCTTTTACATCTTTAATCAAGAATTTTAGCTTTGAAGCAAGTCCTGAGTATCCAGTCATCACAAAAATATCGACTATACATAAAGTAAGACCAATAATCGTAAATTGAAAAAATAGTGATTCATTTGGATTTAAAAACTGTGGAATAAAAGCAACTAAAAATACAGTAGCTTTTGCATTTGTAAGATTTATAAGTGTAGCACTAATAAAAGACTTTTTTGCACTATAAGTATTTAGTTGATTCTCTTCATCGATTACTTCAACTTTTTCAAAAAACTTTGAAAGACCTAAATATACTAAATATGCTACACCAATCCATTTGATAATATTAAAAAGCATTACAGATTTTGCTATCAGTGCTCCAAGACCAATAACTACAATAAAAGTTTGAATTAATAATCCAGCTTGTAAACCAAAAATGGCAGGATATGATTTTTTCAATCCATATTTAATACCATGGTTCATTGATACAACAGCACCAGCTCCTGGGGATACAGAAATTGCAATTGAAGCAAGAAGTAGAGTTAACCAAACATTTAGTTCCATAATTTATATCTTTGTGTTAAATTTGATTGAATATTTTAGTTTATTTACAGTTAAAAGGGCATAAAAAAAGGTAGTACATTTGTACTACCTTTTGAAGAAGGGTGTTAAAAAAGTGCTTAATTATGCAGCTTTTTTAGCAACTTTTTTAGCTGCTTTCTTAGCTTCTTTTACTTTTGTAGGTTTTAATTTTAAAACTTTTTTAGTAACTTTTTTAGCAACTGCTTTTACATCTTTTTTCTTAGATACAACTTTTTTAGTAGCTTTCTTAGCTATTTTTGCAACTTTTTTTTCTTTTAATTCTTTTGCCATTTGTTATTTCCTCTGTTATTTTTATGGTTTTTTACTATTACTTCTGTATAAAAGTAATAAATTATGGAGATTCTACAGGAAAAAAATTTATTTGTCAAGAGAAAATAACAGTTTTTTTATAAAAATTGTTATTTTATATGCTTAACCGTTTAATAATAAACAATTAGCTAAAATATCATGTTTTGCTATAAAGAAAGAAAATTAAGGAATATGAAATGCTATTAACTCCAGGTCCTACTCCAGTACCAGAATTTGTAAGAAAGGCGATGGCTGATGTAACTATTCACCATAGAACGCCAGAGTTTGAAGCAATCTTTGCTGAAACTAGAGAATTACTATTTGAATTATATGGAATGGATGAGGTTGTAATGCTTGCATCAAGTGGTTCAGGAGCTATGGAAGCTTGTATTACAAACTTAACTCATAAAAAAGCTCTTACTGTAAACTCAGGGAAGTTTGGTGAGAGATTCGGAAAAATCTGTAAAGCTTTTGATATTGATTATACTGAAATTAAAAATGAATGGAATGTACCTGTAAGTGTTGAAGCAGTAGTAGAAGCTGTTAAAAATGACAGTGAAATTGATGCAATTTTTATTCAACTTTGTGAAAGTGCAGGGGGATTAAGACATCCTGTTGAACAAATTGCACAAGAAGTGAAAAAAATAAACAAAGATATTGTCATCGTAGCTGATGGTATTACTGCAATTGGTGTTGAAAAAATTGATACTTCTAACTTAGACGCAGTTATTACAGGAAGTCAAAAAGCTTTAATGCTACCACCAGGTTTAGCAGTAATTGGTTTATCAAATGAAGCAGTTGCAAAAATAGAAACAAAAGCTAGAGGTTTTTATTTTAACTTAGCAACTGAGATTAAAAAACAAAGAACTAACACTACAGCATGGACAGCAGCAACGACTTTAATCATTGGTTTAAAAGAGATTTTATCTCATATCAAAGAAAATGGTGGATACGATGCTTTATACGAAAAAACAGCATTAAGAGCAAAAGCTTCAAGAGAAGCATTAAAAGCAATAGGATGTGAGATATTCCCTCAAAGTCCTGCTAATGCTATGACAACTGTTTATACAGAGCATGCACCAGAAATTAGAAAAGTTTTAAAAACTAAATACAATGTAAACATCGCAGGTGGACAAGACCATATCAAAAAATTAATCTTTAGAATTAATCATATGGGATTAGTTGAAGATTATGAAGCATCTTGGGCTGTAAATGCAGTTGAACTTGCTATGGATGAATTAAATTTAAGAACATTTGATGGAACTGCAAACAAAGTATTCCTTGAACAAATGTTTAAAGGAAACTAGTAGTTATGGTTTTTGAACACGAAATTCCAAAAGGAAGTAGATTATATTTTGCAAAGGCTGCAAAAGCTAAAAGAGCTTTAGAAAATAAAGTTTGCGAAATATTAGACGATAATGGTTTTGAAGAGATTCTAACACCTAACTTTTCATACTCACAACATCAGTCAATTGCTGATGAAAAGAAACTTATTAAGTTTTCAGATGAGGATAATGAACAAGTATCTTTAAGAGCTGATTCTACTTTAGATGTAGTAAGAATTATTTCAAAAAGATTAGGAAGAACAACTGACCATAAAAAATGGTTTTATGTTCAACCTGTATTCACTTATCCATCAAATGAAGAGTATCAAATTGGTTGTGAGTGGATAGGTCATGATGATATCTCAGATGTGATGAATTTAACAGCAGATATTTTAAAAGCACTAGATTTAGAACCAGTATTTCAAATATCAAATATCAATATTCCAAAGTTAGTTGCAAGTGAATTAAATATTGATATTGATTTATTTAAAAATGGTGAAATAGCATCACTATTTAAATTAGATTGTAAATGGCTAAACGAGCTTATAAAAGTAAAAAATATTGAAGATTTAAAAAGTGTAATCGAAATAGTTCCAACATCAATAAAAGCAGAGTTAGAAAAACTACTTGAAAAAGCAA includes the following:
- the purM gene encoding phosphoribosylformylglycinamidine cyclo-ligase, which gives rise to MATVSYKDAGVDIDAGNQFVENIKPHVKSTMIPGVLGGIGSFAGAFELPEGYKKPVILSGTDGVGTKLKLAIDAKKFDTVGIDLVAMCTNDLLCNFGEPLFFLDYYATAKLEVEEATDVVKGIAEGCIRSECALVGGETAEMPGMYKEGDFDLAGFCVGIAEKEELNRIERIAAGDTLIALPSSGVHSNGFSLVRKLLLEKLGMTLDDDFQGKKLSDVLLEPTRIYVKEFKANKENINALAHITGGGITENLPRVLPDNLKAVVKRDSIKVLPIFEFMSEHVELEEMYRTFNMGVGMVLVVNPANVDAVLANTDGYVIGEIAEGEKGVEFI
- a CDS encoding glyceraldehyde 3-phosphate dehydrogenase NAD-binding domain-containing protein; this translates as MKHKILLNGVGRIGKAILKQLLDDENFEVVAINEINPYIKNIVYSINHDSTYGNLEDKFKVKDENFIKNSQNKIQILNYKNINEIDLKDIDFIIDASGVKHDIKILEKLDVKAIFLTHANQNANINIILGVNEKELNTNIHKVISTSSCNATALLPALKIIDDKKHIICGDIAAIHPLLNHQRVLDGNFVGSATRDVDYNFEFGRSATQNIIPNNTTTIKACSYVMPSINHDLISSNSLRVPTDTVGAINVCLFTQKDSYKEEIIKIFEEYEENQNYPIVLNNTEPLVSSDFKKEKFTTIIDHRYTDVKNKKMIKLLVWYDNEWGYASKTIEILKYYTHKKRAS
- a CDS encoding pirin family protein, which encodes MLKKLPKENMGTSNLGWLESRFHFSFAEYRNPENVNFGVLRVLNDDIVHPQGGFDMHPHENMEIISYIVDGEITHKDSMGNQETLKKGEVQYLSAGDGIFHSEYNLHETKDLRLLQIWVYPPKRGLPRLYGSYRFTQEERKNKLLNIVSSQEGNAKIKIYQDVQFYVSELEKDKSIEFDIKKNRQVYFVLIEGSALINSIELNYGDAMEITKESNIEIKATENSHFLFIEMNEQ
- a CDS encoding DODA-type extradiol aromatic ring-opening family dioxygenase is translated as MYPSLFISHGAPNIILGNSFSKKNIKKFAKTLEKPKYIIIFSAHYITNDLKILDYEKPELLYDFYGFEKELYEYEYEINSDKLCSLKVLEHLNSHNLNASIHKGKNSFDHGVWTTLSMMYKKIDIPVVQISLPKNFSDKELINLGETLKELKDEAMIIASGGLTHNLSDMNANPAVKKYAKDFNDYIYDAITNGKTQKLLESRKEPTFYMNHPSDEHFLPLFIAFGSASNKKAISFNSEIVYSNISMECFAFDTKD
- a CDS encoding YceI family protein, with the protein product MTKLVKLGLASILSAGALYAGTYNVDTSHSNIGFKVKHMMISNVTGKFDTFKGSFDYDEKTNTLKSLNGVVEVKSINTANEKRDKHLRASDFFAAEKYPQIKFDLNKVEDDKAYGKLTMRGVTKDVVLDVETNGTIKDPWGNTRAGLVLEGKVNRFDYGIKYNSVLEAGGVAVGEKVKLIVELEGILKK
- a CDS encoding MarR family winged helix-turn-helix transcriptional regulator, whose amino-acid sequence is MNTQSIKSYGKRTDKSMRTIVRIEKFRTKFHNQLIEYLNGFDLTFNQFKVLEVLYHRGDLNISSITKLTMSTPGNITVVVKNLKRDGWITAIKDPDDSRASILTITQKGIDIIEKLFPDHARNVYKLLEVLSEEELDTLYELLNKVYKAN
- a CDS encoding LysE family transporter, with amino-acid sequence MELNVWLTLLLASIAISVSPGAGAVVSMNHGIKYGLKKSYPAIFGLQAGLLIQTFIVVIGLGALIAKSVMLFNIIKWIGVAYLVYLGLSKFFEKVEVIDEENQLNTYSAKKSFISATLINLTNAKATVFLVAFIPQFLNPNESLFFQFTIIGLTLCIVDIFVMTGYSGLASKLKFLIKDVKAMKIQNRITGSFLILAAIFMSTAKKS
- a CDS encoding pyridoxal-phosphate-dependent aminotransferase family protein: MLLTPGPTPVPEFVRKAMADVTIHHRTPEFEAIFAETRELLFELYGMDEVVMLASSGSGAMEACITNLTHKKALTVNSGKFGERFGKICKAFDIDYTEIKNEWNVPVSVEAVVEAVKNDSEIDAIFIQLCESAGGLRHPVEQIAQEVKKINKDIVIVADGITAIGVEKIDTSNLDAVITGSQKALMLPPGLAVIGLSNEAVAKIETKARGFYFNLATEIKKQRTNTTAWTAATTLIIGLKEILSHIKENGGYDALYEKTALRAKASREALKAIGCEIFPQSPANAMTTVYTEHAPEIRKVLKTKYNVNIAGGQDHIKKLIFRINHMGLVEDYEASWAVNAVELAMDELNLRTFDGTANKVFLEQMFKGN
- a CDS encoding ATP phosphoribosyltransferase regulatory subunit, which translates into the protein MVFEHEIPKGSRLYFAKAAKAKRALENKVCEILDDNGFEEILTPNFSYSQHQSIADEKKLIKFSDEDNEQVSLRADSTLDVVRIISKRLGRTTDHKKWFYVQPVFTYPSNEEYQIGCEWIGHDDISDVMNLTADILKALDLEPVFQISNINIPKLVASELNIDIDLFKNGEIASLFKLDCKWLNELIKVKNIEDLKSVIEIVPTSIKAELEKLLEKASEVNYNNTVIAPLYYGSLKYYNGVYYRVISDNLTVCKGGMYSSEGTCSLGFALYTDSLLKILED